The genomic window TGGGACTGGCTGTCGCCGGTGGAAGCGCTGGGATGCGAGGTGAAGATACCCGATCTGGGCGCAATACCGACCTGGACAAATGTCCTGGGGGAGGACGCCGATCTGCTCTCCACATTGGAGATACCCGATCCAGCGAAGGACTATCGGTTGATAAGTTCGTTGGAGACCACGGACATACTGCGGAAGAAACTGGGTTCGGAGCTGTTCCTCTACAACACCCTGGTAAGCCCCTTCACACTGGCGGGGGAGCTCCGGGGCGTGGAGACGATGATGCTAGATTCGATCCTGGAACCGGAGTTCCTGCCGAAGCTTCTCCGCTTCGCCACCGATGTGGTATCGACCTACTGCGAGCATCTGGTCAAGCACGAACTGGACGGTGTGTTCCTATGTGACCCCACCGCTTCCGGCTCGCTGATCTCCAAGGAGGATTACGCGAAATACTCCAAACCTGCGCAGAAGGAGTGCACCGCCAAGGTCAACATGAGCGGGAAGTACTCCTTGCTGCACATCTGCGGTGATACGTCCGACCGTTTGGAGCACGTGATAGACGTCAACGCCAGCATATTCTCCATGGACTACCAGGTCGACCTGAAGAACGCCCACGAGCAGATAGGGACCAAGCAGGCCATCTTGGGGAACGTCAAGCCTGCGCACACCTTGTTCTCCGGAACGCCGAAAGCGGTGATCGAGGAGTCCAAGCAGTGCATAAGGGACGCCGGTGTCATCGGCTTCATCCTAGGCGCGGGGTGCGACATCGCCCCCGGAACGCCTTTGGAGAACGTTGAGGTCTGGAACGACGTCGTCAAGATGAATACATTGTGATCCCCAAACCCCTTCCAAAACCTTTTAATTATTTTTTATTTTAAAATATTATAATATATCGAACAAAGGTCATTAAGATATTTTCAAAGACCTGTTTTCTCTTGTTTTATGGTCTTTTATAATATTTCAAACGGTCGAACCTCGCTCCCGGGGATTCGGCAAACTGTTCCCCCTGGAAGGCGCGCACGTTGTAGCTTTCCTTATACTCGATATAATCAAGATAAAATCGGATCGCGGAAAGGATGAACTCGGAACGGGACTTGTATAGCTGCATGTCCACCCATTTGTCAACGGTCTCCACTACCTGCATGGGTACCCGAAGGTTGACTACCTTTGATCGTCTGCTTGAGGGGGTAGTATTACTTTCGTCGTCGTTCATTCAGGGCATTCCATTCCTTAAACTATGTTTAGAAAAGTCTTCTCAAATATAAATAAATATTTAAAATAATACCAATTGGTAAGCTATATATCATACTATTGACATTCATTTGTCATACTAATATATTATTTGCAAGGTTGATTTATTTGACTG from Methanomassiliicoccales archaeon includes these protein-coding regions:
- a CDS encoding uroporphyrinogen decarboxylase family protein gives rise to the protein MNGRERIIAAINMEPVDQVPLAPPFQGYWALGVMDVKGPDSIKDPKLAASAQVEIAKICKFDAIETMWDWLSPVEALGCEVKIPDLGAIPTWTNVLGEDADLLSTLEIPDPAKDYRLISSLETTDILRKKLGSELFLYNTLVSPFTLAGELRGVETMMLDSILEPEFLPKLLRFATDVVSTYCEHLVKHELDGVFLCDPTASGSLISKEDYAKYSKPAQKECTAKVNMSGKYSLLHICGDTSDRLEHVIDVNASIFSMDYQVDLKNAHEQIGTKQAILGNVKPAHTLFSGTPKAVIEESKQCIRDAGVIGFILGAGCDIAPGTPLENVEVWNDVVKMNTL
- a CDS encoding ribbon-helix-helix domain-containing protein codes for the protein MNDDESNTTPSSRRSKVVNLRVPMQVVETVDKWVDMQLYKSRSEFILSAIRFYLDYIEYKESYNVRAFQGEQFAESPGARFDRLKYYKRP